A stretch of the Archangium violaceum genome encodes the following:
- a CDS encoding DUF58 domain-containing protein — protein MGRTYLVVTFGVGLGALNTGNNLLYLVLGLLLSVIILSGVLSERCLRDLSVRRVGTDGAFAGEPFACRWGVTRGKGHAFALTLSEVDSPLTGEGGVGYLPAGAEHVVRADLTAPRRGPLKLTGVRVTTTWPLGLFAKTRVFPLEATLLVYPRRGFACAAPADVAVGNVGESNNPHRLDGTGDVAGLRELGEHEDARRVHWLKSASVGKLLKVEREREERRTFFLDVPSGLAGDALERRCEEVAEQAHRLIEAGHEVGLELPGHRLRPGAGSGQERAILRALAWLGFEDQREEAA, from the coding sequence ATGGGTCGCACGTACCTCGTGGTGACGTTCGGCGTGGGCCTGGGCGCGCTCAACACCGGCAACAACCTCCTCTACCTGGTGCTCGGGTTGTTGCTCAGCGTCATCATCCTCTCCGGCGTGCTGTCCGAGCGCTGCCTGCGCGACCTGTCGGTGCGGCGCGTGGGCACGGACGGAGCGTTCGCGGGAGAGCCCTTCGCCTGCCGTTGGGGAGTCACGCGTGGCAAGGGGCACGCCTTCGCCCTCACCCTGTCCGAGGTGGACTCTCCCCTCACGGGTGAAGGCGGCGTGGGCTACCTGCCCGCGGGCGCGGAGCACGTGGTGCGGGCCGATCTCACGGCGCCCCGGCGGGGCCCGCTGAAGCTCACGGGCGTGCGCGTCACCACCACCTGGCCGCTGGGCCTCTTCGCCAAGACGCGCGTCTTCCCGTTGGAGGCCACCCTGCTCGTCTACCCGCGGCGGGGCTTCGCCTGCGCGGCTCCCGCCGATGTGGCCGTGGGCAACGTGGGCGAGTCCAACAACCCCCACCGGCTGGACGGCACCGGAGACGTGGCGGGACTGCGCGAGCTCGGCGAGCACGAGGACGCCCGGCGCGTGCACTGGCTGAAGAGCGCCTCGGTGGGCAAGCTCCTCAAGGTGGAGCGCGAGCGCGAGGAGCGCCGCACGTTCTTCCTCGACGTGCCGTCGGGGCTCGCGGGTGACGCGCTGGAGCGGCGCTGCGAGGAGGTGGCGGAGCAGGCCCACCGGCTGATCGAAGCGGGCCACGAGGTGGGGCTGGAATTGCCCGGCCACCGGCTGCGTCCGGGCGCGGGCAGCGGGCAGGAGCGCGCCATCCTCCGGGCGCTGGCGTGGTTGGGCTTCGAGGATCAGCGGGAGGAAGCGGCATGA
- a CDS encoding transglutaminase TgpA family protein: MTRPNRLRLVLRDLGTGAAFASMAVSGQVPIWVLGLVVLALFVALMGRRPFARAPRLTAVLLVPVGGVLYLAVASGQMDLVVAACSFAGLVASQRLLSDTSPTTDGQVLLAGLLMIAGGAALSGELLFAVCLLTFAVLASLSLGLGVVEAAVPPGEPVPVRQVMRPLAMGTTLAMLGAVAFFILFPRLNWNMGARRASPGLGTATTGFSDTVRLGGSGTLKSNPRVVLRAKLTPDPGVEQLASYWVGRTYDTFDGQEWSTIGAPNKRSRTRVTLRRGAEKQVYQKIELLPAYGSRTLIALETPAKLGNALTHTVTGDKRTQLQELGGDELRFVEQGLGYAYEVYSVPPGTDADPGKMAQKEADQLLALPDNLDPRVEALARQVVGDEKDPLAAANKLSAWLQREYQYTLELGGDVADPLVDFLFVRKAGHCEHFASALTLMLRTLGFETRLATGFFGGERVGGEYIVRAGDAHAWTHVLVPGRGFVTVDATPPAFRANQSLQLLESLISLYEAIESAWRASVVDYSFRDQMNFMRDLSRSRREPGKEQRTRLPPLRAWLTAALVGAAVYWTWKKLSRLKPRTPALEATRFADAMERQLATVGVGSRDGETLEDVSARLTREAHPLAPTVSPLTRRYLEARFGQQPLQPGEASRLLKDLKQAVDSQRKQQASGTRAA, from the coding sequence ATGACACGGCCCAACCGGCTGCGGCTGGTGCTGCGAGACCTGGGCACGGGAGCGGCGTTCGCGTCCATGGCCGTGTCCGGCCAGGTGCCCATCTGGGTGCTCGGGCTCGTCGTGCTCGCGCTGTTCGTGGCGTTGATGGGCCGGCGTCCCTTCGCCCGCGCGCCCCGGCTGACGGCGGTGTTGCTGGTGCCGGTGGGGGGCGTGCTCTACCTGGCCGTGGCCTCGGGACAGATGGACCTGGTGGTGGCCGCCTGCTCCTTCGCGGGCCTCGTCGCCTCCCAGCGGCTGCTGTCGGACACCAGCCCCACCACGGACGGACAGGTGCTGCTGGCCGGTCTGTTGATGATCGCCGGCGGCGCGGCGCTCTCCGGTGAGCTGCTCTTCGCGGTGTGCCTGCTGACCTTCGCGGTGCTGGCGAGCCTCTCGCTGGGTCTGGGCGTGGTGGAGGCGGCCGTGCCTCCGGGCGAGCCCGTGCCGGTACGCCAGGTGATGCGCCCGCTCGCCATGGGCACCACCCTCGCGATGCTCGGCGCGGTGGCCTTCTTCATCCTCTTCCCGCGCCTCAACTGGAACATGGGCGCGCGCCGGGCGTCCCCGGGGCTCGGCACGGCCACCACCGGCTTCTCCGACACCGTGCGCCTGGGCGGCTCGGGCACCCTCAAGAGCAACCCCCGCGTGGTGCTGCGGGCGAAGCTGACGCCCGATCCCGGCGTCGAGCAGCTCGCGTCCTACTGGGTGGGCCGCACCTATGACACCTTCGACGGCCAGGAGTGGTCGACGATCGGCGCCCCCAACAAGCGCAGCCGCACGCGCGTGACGCTGCGCCGGGGCGCGGAGAAGCAGGTGTACCAGAAGATCGAGCTGCTGCCCGCCTACGGCAGCCGCACGCTGATCGCCCTGGAGACGCCCGCCAAGCTGGGCAATGCCCTGACGCACACGGTCACGGGCGACAAGCGCACCCAGCTGCAGGAGCTGGGCGGCGACGAGCTGCGCTTCGTGGAGCAGGGGCTCGGCTATGCCTACGAGGTGTACAGCGTGCCACCGGGCACGGACGCGGATCCGGGCAAGATGGCCCAGAAGGAGGCGGACCAGCTCCTGGCCCTGCCGGACAACCTGGATCCCCGCGTGGAGGCGCTGGCCCGGCAGGTGGTGGGCGACGAGAAGGATCCACTGGCCGCGGCCAACAAGCTGTCGGCCTGGCTGCAGCGCGAGTACCAGTACACGCTCGAGCTGGGCGGGGACGTGGCGGATCCGCTGGTGGACTTCCTGTTCGTGCGCAAGGCGGGCCACTGCGAGCACTTCGCCTCGGCGCTCACGCTGATGCTGCGCACCCTGGGCTTCGAGACCCGGCTCGCCACGGGCTTCTTCGGCGGCGAGCGCGTGGGAGGCGAGTACATCGTCCGCGCCGGAGACGCCCACGCATGGACGCACGTGCTGGTGCCCGGACGTGGCTTCGTCACGGTGGACGCCACTCCGCCGGCGTTCCGCGCCAACCAGTCGCTGCAGCTGCTGGAGTCGCTCATCTCCCTCTACGAGGCCATCGAGTCGGCGTGGCGCGCGTCCGTGGTCGACTACTCCTTCCGCGACCAGATGAACTTCATGCGCGATCTGTCGCGTTCGCGGCGCGAGCCGGGCAAGGAGCAGCGAACCCGTCTGCCGCCCCTGCGAGCATGGTTGACGGCGGCGCTGGTGGGCGCGGCCGTGTACTGGACGTGGAAGAAGCTCTCGCGGCTCAAGCCCCGGACACCGGCCCTGGAGGCCACGCGCTTCGCGGACGCGATGGAGCGCCAGCTCGCGACGGTGGGCGTGGGCTCGCGCGACGGCGAGACGCTCGAGGATGTGTCCGCACGGCTCACCCGGGAGGCGCATCCGCTGGCGCCCACGGTGTCACCACTCACGCGCCGCTACCTCGAGGCCCGCTTCGGCCAGCAGCCACTTCAGCCCGGCGAGGCCTCCCGTCTGTTGAAGGACCTCAAACAGGCCGTCGACTCGCAACGCAAGCAGCAGGCCTCGGGCACTCGCGCCGCGTAG
- a CDS encoding lmo0937 family membrane protein, producing the protein MSAILFVLWVLGLISGSTEGRWVHLLLIFSMVTLILALARRGRGALA; encoded by the coding sequence ATGAGTGCGATCCTGTTCGTGCTGTGGGTGCTCGGGTTGATCAGTGGTTCGACCGAGGGACGGTGGGTGCACCTGCTGCTGATCTTCTCGATGGTGACCCTCATCCTGGCGCTGGCGCGCCGGGGCCGAGGCGCTCTGGCATGA
- a CDS encoding lytic transglycosylase domain-containing protein encodes MRGWAVAMVVAGGLVGSTALAFQPYFPGQNSAEVAELRAKLAEHEANLARLEEEAALYAEAELLGVTAAVQASQLPERQQRRLAMAIVREAKRNGVDPMLVVAVIRCESSFNNYAVSHVGAMGLMQVMPDTGSYLADKAGFKLRRHTNLFDSELNVELGTAYLANLIERFGSPERALVAYNAGPGLAKKILAKRDVRERFMAGYPAKVMREFRRLKAQQAQELSRLEAQKKTSDGPG; translated from the coding sequence ATGAGAGGGTGGGCGGTGGCGATGGTGGTGGCGGGAGGTCTGGTGGGCTCGACGGCGTTGGCCTTCCAGCCCTATTTCCCAGGGCAGAACAGCGCGGAGGTCGCGGAGCTGCGCGCGAAGCTGGCCGAGCATGAGGCCAACCTGGCGCGGCTCGAGGAGGAGGCGGCGCTCTACGCGGAGGCGGAGCTGCTGGGGGTGACGGCGGCGGTGCAGGCGTCACAACTGCCCGAGCGGCAGCAGCGGCGGCTGGCCATGGCCATCGTCCGCGAGGCCAAGCGCAACGGCGTGGATCCCATGTTGGTGGTGGCGGTCATCCGCTGCGAGAGCTCCTTCAACAACTATGCGGTGTCCCACGTCGGCGCGATGGGGCTGATGCAGGTGATGCCGGACACGGGCAGCTATCTGGCGGACAAGGCCGGATTCAAACTGCGACGTCACACCAATCTGTTCGACTCGGAACTGAACGTGGAGCTGGGGACGGCCTACCTGGCCAACCTCATCGAGCGCTTCGGCTCTCCGGAGCGGGCGCTGGTGGCCTACAACGCGGGACCGGGGCTGGCGAAGAAGATCCTCGCCAAGCGCGACGTGCGTGAGCGCTTCATGGCGGGCTACCCCGCCAAGGTGATGCGCGAGTTCCGTCGCCTGAAGGCCCAGCAGGCACAGGAGCTGTCACGGCTGGAAGCTCAGAAGAAGACGTCTGACGGCCCTGGATGA
- a CDS encoding RNA polymerase factor sigma-32: MQLSTEQSSNSGSLAMYLSEINQYALLSVEEEQALARKYIKGDLAAGHRLVTSNLRFVVKVAYEYRSYGIKMSDLIQEGNIGLMKAVQKFDPDKGIRLISYAVWWIRAYIQNYILKSWSLVKLGTTQAQRKLFFSLARTRRELEKFGGVDGSVVNVDDIAKRLHVKPGEVREMEQRMGGRDLSLDAPMGEDGGNSHVDFVVSASAPQDDEFADKEEAGLINARVRTALMRLDPRERFIIEQRVMNERPMTLKELGEHFGFSRERARQLEIRAKDKLKAELAALMAEVDPDTTAAVQ, from the coding sequence ATGCAGCTCTCTACTGAGCAGTCGTCCAACTCGGGTTCGCTGGCGATGTACCTCTCGGAGATCAACCAGTACGCCCTGCTCTCGGTAGAAGAGGAGCAGGCCCTGGCCCGCAAGTACATCAAGGGCGATCTGGCGGCGGGCCACCGGCTGGTGACTTCCAACCTGCGTTTCGTGGTGAAGGTGGCGTACGAGTACCGCTCCTACGGCATCAAGATGTCCGACCTCATCCAGGAGGGGAACATCGGCCTGATGAAGGCGGTGCAGAAGTTCGACCCGGACAAGGGCATCCGCCTCATCTCCTATGCGGTGTGGTGGATCCGCGCCTACATCCAGAACTACATCCTCAAGAGCTGGTCGCTGGTGAAGCTCGGGACCACGCAGGCGCAGCGCAAGCTGTTCTTCAGCCTGGCGCGTACGCGGCGCGAGCTGGAGAAGTTCGGCGGCGTGGACGGCTCGGTGGTGAACGTGGATGACATCGCCAAGCGGCTGCACGTGAAGCCCGGCGAGGTGCGCGAGATGGAGCAGCGCATGGGCGGGCGGGACTTGTCGCTGGACGCGCCCATGGGCGAGGACGGGGGCAACAGCCACGTGGACTTCGTGGTGAGCGCGAGCGCGCCGCAGGACGACGAGTTCGCCGACAAGGAGGAGGCGGGCCTCATCAACGCCCGGGTGCGCACGGCCCTCATGCGGTTGGATCCGCGTGAGCGCTTCATCATCGAGCAGCGCGTGATGAACGAGCGGCCGATGACGCTCAAGGAGCTGGGCGAGCACTTCGGCTTCTCGCGTGAGCGCGCCCGCCAGCTGGAGATCCGCGCCAAGGACAAGCTCAAGGCCGAGCTGGCCGCGCTGATGGCCGAGGTGGATCCGGACACCACCGCCGCCGTGCAGTAG
- a CDS encoding AAA family ATPase: MNAPARSVSPLPSSASARTTLERVAANLSLAVQGKDKELRLAVTCIVAGGHLLLEDVPGVGKTTLVEALARSFALSFSRVQFTADLMPADILGAQVFHAQTATFTFRPGPIFRQLVLADELNRAPPRTQSALLEAMAQGQVSLDGATHALPRPFTVVATQNPVDFSGTYPLPDSQLDRFLMRLSLGHPSPEVEARLLTTRDTSSPVEHLAAVTSPEELSELRTQVAAQRLDDAVADYVVRLAQATRAHGDIERGASTRAVLALGMAARAYALWEERSFVTPGDVRAVLGPCLAHRLLLRSATQGAYTRDEAAHLLEEVARKVPAPR; encoded by the coding sequence ATGAACGCCCCTGCCCGATCCGTCAGTCCCCTTCCCTCCTCCGCCAGCGCGCGGACCACGCTGGAGCGCGTGGCCGCGAACCTGTCACTGGCGGTGCAGGGCAAGGACAAGGAGCTCCGCCTCGCCGTCACCTGCATCGTGGCGGGAGGGCACCTGCTACTGGAAGACGTCCCCGGAGTCGGGAAGACGACGCTGGTGGAAGCACTCGCCCGCTCCTTCGCCCTCTCCTTCTCCCGCGTCCAGTTCACCGCGGACCTGATGCCCGCCGACATCCTCGGCGCGCAGGTGTTCCACGCCCAGACGGCCACCTTCACCTTCAGGCCCGGCCCGATCTTCCGTCAGCTCGTGCTGGCCGACGAGCTCAACCGCGCCCCGCCGCGCACGCAGTCCGCGCTGCTGGAGGCCATGGCCCAGGGCCAGGTGTCCCTGGACGGCGCCACCCACGCCCTGCCCCGCCCCTTCACGGTGGTGGCCACGCAGAACCCCGTGGACTTCTCCGGTACCTATCCGCTGCCGGACTCGCAGCTGGACCGCTTCCTCATGCGCCTGTCGCTGGGCCACCCCTCGCCCGAGGTGGAGGCCCGTCTGCTCACCACGCGGGATACGAGCTCGCCCGTGGAGCACCTGGCGGCGGTGACGTCGCCGGAGGAGTTGAGCGAGCTGCGCACGCAGGTGGCCGCGCAGCGCCTGGACGACGCCGTGGCCGACTACGTGGTGCGGCTGGCCCAGGCCACGCGTGCCCACGGCGACATCGAGCGCGGCGCCTCCACCCGCGCGGTGCTCGCGCTGGGCATGGCCGCCCGCGCGTACGCCCTCTGGGAGGAGCGCTCCTTCGTGACGCCCGGGGACGTGCGGGCGGTGCTCGGGCCGTGCCTGGCCCACCGGCTCCTGCTGCGCAGCGCCACCCAGGGGGCCTATACCCGTGATGAGGCGGCCCACCTCCTCGAGGAGGTCGCCCGGAAGGTCCCGGCGCCCCGGTGA
- a CDS encoding outer membrane beta-barrel domain-containing protein: protein MTARILPRFVSLALLLTALSASAQEQVLDPAAVRHRLFSPGERLEASITVGLPAREYLTAHYNLNVGVAYNLFNTFGLEARAGYALSRHTGLARSISESFLNREDKKITDELEDMWEMGAHGVVGARWAPIYGKLSLLADETAHFQAYLWAGGGLASLRRQSVIQCTQVVDRELGICDNRTSPDDRSSATESYWRVDTRMAPVVSGAVGFRFFLASGHALRFELRDWIFADQYRVNVSREDWEAGRESGEPAPNPGLTHLVQFDIGYSFLF, encoded by the coding sequence ATGACTGCACGCATCCTTCCCCGTTTCGTTTCGCTGGCACTGCTGCTGACGGCGCTGTCCGCCTCGGCGCAGGAGCAGGTGCTGGACCCGGCCGCCGTTCGCCACCGGCTCTTCTCTCCAGGGGAGCGGCTGGAGGCGTCCATCACGGTGGGCCTGCCCGCGCGCGAGTACCTCACCGCGCACTACAACCTGAACGTCGGCGTTGCCTACAACCTCTTCAATACGTTCGGCCTGGAGGCACGCGCCGGTTACGCGCTCAGCCGCCACACGGGCCTGGCGCGCTCCATCTCCGAGAGCTTCCTCAACCGTGAGGACAAGAAGATCACGGACGAGCTCGAGGACATGTGGGAGATGGGGGCGCACGGCGTGGTGGGGGCCCGCTGGGCGCCCATCTACGGCAAGCTGTCGCTGCTGGCCGACGAGACGGCGCACTTCCAGGCCTACCTCTGGGCGGGCGGTGGGCTGGCCTCGCTGCGGCGCCAGTCGGTGATCCAGTGCACGCAGGTGGTGGATCGCGAGCTGGGCATCTGTGACAACCGGACGAGTCCGGACGACCGGAGCAGCGCGACCGAGTCCTACTGGCGCGTCGACACGCGCATGGCGCCGGTGGTCTCGGGCGCGGTGGGCTTCCGCTTCTTCCTGGCGAGCGGGCACGCGCTGCGCTTCGAGCTGCGCGACTGGATCTTCGCGGACCAGTACCGCGTGAACGTGTCGCGCGAGGACTGGGAGGCGGGGCGGGAGAGTGGTGAGCCCGCGCCCAACCCGGGCCTGACGCACCTGGTGCAGTTCGACATCGGCTACTCCTTCCTCTTCTGA
- a CDS encoding HupE/UreJ family protein yields MWLTARRLACLALLLLVGSAGAHDADILYAQLWRPETGKPEVRERLTLTADTLALLIPADADGNGALSQADLDARAQALAVGIWDAIPLSAQGRPCTRTSTTARVREAFVELGATFTCAPGELRQRFTLLSLLPPNYKVVLGSYVQGEQGQRFADATQPTLVVSEPGHPERQAVSGLLAWIGLGLTHIFEGIDHLAFLLALLLVGGSWRRVLLLVTAFTVAHSLTLGATALGFILLDDTRTRWVEAAIAVSIIWVALENLLLREHRHRALLTFLFGLVHGFGFASVLSGYGLGDSMVTGLFGFNLGVELGQAAVVAVLLPLVRLVQRRSVLHQRTVRGLSLLILSAGGYWFLERALG; encoded by the coding sequence ATGTGGCTGACGGCCCGACGGCTGGCCTGCCTCGCCCTGCTGCTGCTGGTGGGGAGCGCGGGCGCGCACGACGCGGACATCCTCTACGCGCAGCTCTGGCGCCCCGAGACGGGCAAGCCGGAGGTGCGCGAGCGCCTCACCCTCACGGCGGACACACTCGCCCTGCTCATCCCGGCGGACGCGGATGGGAATGGTGCGCTCTCCCAGGCGGACCTCGACGCACGCGCGCAGGCGCTGGCGGTGGGCATCTGGGACGCCATTCCCCTGAGCGCCCAGGGCCGGCCCTGTACCCGCACCAGCACCACCGCGCGGGTCCGCGAGGCCTTCGTGGAGCTCGGTGCCACCTTCACCTGCGCGCCCGGCGAGCTCCGCCAGCGCTTCACCCTGTTGTCCCTGTTGCCGCCCAACTACAAGGTGGTGCTCGGCAGCTACGTGCAGGGCGAGCAGGGGCAGCGCTTCGCGGACGCCACCCAGCCCACGCTCGTGGTGTCCGAGCCCGGACATCCGGAGCGGCAAGCCGTCTCGGGCCTGCTCGCGTGGATCGGCCTGGGGCTCACGCACATCTTCGAGGGAATCGATCACCTGGCCTTCCTGCTGGCCCTGTTGCTGGTGGGGGGCAGCTGGCGGCGGGTGCTGCTGCTGGTGACGGCGTTCACCGTGGCCCACTCCCTCACCCTGGGGGCTACCGCGCTGGGCTTCATCCTCCTGGATGACACGCGCACGCGCTGGGTGGAGGCGGCCATCGCCGTGTCCATCATCTGGGTGGCCCTGGAGAACCTGCTGCTGCGCGAGCACCGCCACCGGGCCCTGCTCACCTTCCTCTTCGGCCTGGTGCACGGCTTCGGCTTCGCCAGCGTGTTGAGCGGCTACGGCCTGGGCGACTCGATGGTGACGGGCCTGTTCGGTTTCAACCTGGGCGTGGAGCTGGGACAGGCGGCCGTCGTCGCCGTGCTGCTGCCGCTCGTCCGGCTCGTGCAGCGCCGGTCCGTCTTGCACCAGAGGACAGTTCGCGGTCTGTCGCTCCTCATCCTCTCGGCCGGAGGGTATTGGTTCTTGGAGCGCGCGCTGGGGTGA
- the rplC gene encoding 50S ribosomal protein L3, whose protein sequence is MKGLIGKKIGMTQVFNEEGNLVPVTVVDVNTCQVVGKRTPEKDKYSAVTLGFGEIREKSLTKADLGFFKKNNAPLRRHLKEFRVSAEDAAGYSVGDAVKADLFTKGQLVDVTGITKGRGFQGVMKRWSFKGSQTKTRGTHEYRRHPGAIGQRKTPGRVYPNKKLPGHYGVDQVTTQNLTVVDVDVEKGLLLIKGAVPGHNDGIIVVRPSIKVALRAQHKAARAK, encoded by the coding sequence GTGAAGGGTCTCATTGGCAAGAAGATTGGAATGACCCAGGTGTTCAACGAGGAGGGCAACCTCGTTCCCGTGACGGTGGTCGACGTCAACACCTGCCAGGTCGTTGGGAAGCGGACTCCGGAGAAGGACAAGTACTCGGCGGTGACGCTGGGCTTCGGGGAGATCCGCGAGAAGAGCCTGACGAAGGCGGATCTGGGCTTCTTCAAGAAGAACAACGCGCCGCTGCGCCGTCACCTGAAGGAGTTCCGGGTGAGCGCGGAGGACGCCGCGGGCTACAGCGTGGGCGACGCCGTGAAGGCGGACCTGTTCACCAAGGGCCAGCTCGTGGACGTCACCGGCATCACCAAGGGCCGTGGCTTCCAGGGCGTCATGAAGCGCTGGAGCTTCAAGGGCTCGCAGACGAAGACGCGTGGTACGCACGAGTACCGCCGTCACCCGGGCGCCATCGGTCAGCGTAAGACGCCCGGCCGCGTGTACCCGAACAAGAAGCTGCCCGGTCACTACGGCGTGGATCAGGTGACCACCCAGAACCTGACCGTGGTGGACGTGGACGTGGAGAAGGGCCTGCTGCTCATCAAGGGCGCGGTCCCCGGCCACAACGACGGCATCATCGTCGTGCGTCCGAGCATCAAGGTGGCCCTGCGCGCGCAGCACAAGGCCGCTCGCGCCAAGTAG
- a CDS encoding STAS domain-containing protein, producing MAGLEIHREELAGRLTLRLTGTLDGRTATLLRSSLDELGSREVVVDFTHLREFRDSAVAVLTHGLKDRKIQLRGLAGHHERMFRYFGLSTGSAAPPRAYYTPEEVLA from the coding sequence ATGGCGGGGCTTGAGATTCACCGGGAAGAACTCGCGGGGCGGTTGACCCTGCGACTCACGGGCACGCTGGATGGCCGCACCGCGACGCTGCTGCGCAGCTCGTTGGACGAGCTGGGTTCGCGGGAGGTGGTGGTGGACTTCACCCACCTGCGGGAGTTTCGCGACTCCGCGGTGGCCGTGCTGACCCACGGGCTGAAGGATCGCAAGATCCAGCTGCGCGGGCTGGCGGGGCACCATGAGCGGATGTTCCGCTACTTCGGACTGAGCACGGGCAGCGCTGCGCCGCCGCGCGCGTATTACACGCCAGAAGAAGTCCTGGCGTGA